One genomic region from Streptomyces sp. NBC_01431 encodes:
- a CDS encoding D-alanyl-D-alanine carboxypeptidase yields MDGEAVDEASANGPATTQPVAGTSGGTTVDDTSTAAPSGDEVVDSPSAHEPVPDSTADDSATHEPSTGTTVDHASTAAPSADKTVNGPSAHEPTAEATAAKGSSAEPAGDETRTDSSRSEQASQTPQASQTEQAQQAEQTHSPARTSSTSTPDADEASAGQDPSVVRARVAPREPDSASHEPSATSETNAPVTPARVAPREPDSASRKPGAASETTAPAPPASPTPPTANESSSERTSEFVALKPDLPPPPRPRPDDSPRPAAPPPASASAPASASGSGSDEPERTREFAAPPRVDSDRTMALTRPPAPEAAAPATATGSGGAAEPPPPLDLLAQLTNTPPKPETLGRTLTRRIKIWGTLAVLLAIVLVTVQALRPLPTPTLKLTGKSGYTADGGALSLPWPSEGQAVVDINGLGHMGSYGEMNPLPIGSVAKVMTTYLILRDHPLKSGDKGPSIPVDQKAQDDYTNGVKEKESVVEVKAGQQISELEALQAVMLPSANNVARLLARWDASTEEAFIKKMNDTAKELGMTKTTYTDASGLIESTVSTAEDQVKLAKRAMADPMFRQIAKLPSYTSTTTSGGGTVETARTQRNFNKLVPLYGVVGIKTGSTTKAGGNLLFAAEKTVGDSKQLIIGAVFGQHKPNIIETATAASKSLVLAAGKALRIETVVKKGEVVGRVEDGLGGSVPVVAAKDLTVPVWSGATVDIKLTDGGKELPHSAKAGTEVGTLTVGSGAGEAKVPVTLQSDLTEPSFGAKLTRIG; encoded by the coding sequence GTGGACGGCGAAGCTGTGGACGAGGCCTCGGCCAATGGGCCCGCGACCACCCAGCCGGTCGCCGGTACCTCGGGCGGCACGACCGTGGACGACACCTCGACGGCCGCGCCCTCGGGTGACGAAGTCGTGGACAGCCCCTCCGCCCACGAGCCCGTCCCCGACTCGACCGCAGACGACAGCGCGACCCACGAGCCCTCCACCGGCACGACAGTGGACCACGCCTCGACCGCTGCGCCTTCGGCGGACAAGACCGTAAACGGCCCTTCGGCCCACGAGCCCACAGCGGAAGCGACCGCGGCCAAGGGGTCTTCCGCCGAACCCGCAGGCGACGAAACCCGAACCGACAGCTCGCGGAGCGAACAAGCCTCGCAGACGCCACAGGCCTCGCAGACCGAACAAGCGCAGCAGGCCGAGCAGACCCACTCCCCCGCCAGGACCTCCTCGACCTCCACGCCCGACGCCGACGAAGCGTCAGCCGGGCAGGATCCTTCGGTGGTACGCGCCCGGGTGGCTCCCCGCGAGCCAGACTCGGCATCCCACGAACCGAGTGCGACATCCGAAACCAATGCCCCGGTTACCCCCGCCCGGGTGGCCCCCCGCGAGCCTGACTCGGCATCCCGCAAACCCGGTGCGGCATCCGAAACCACAGCCCCGGCTCCCCCCGCCTCGCCCACCCCGCCCACCGCGAACGAGTCGTCCTCCGAGCGGACCAGCGAGTTCGTCGCGCTGAAGCCGGACCTGCCGCCCCCGCCCCGGCCGCGCCCGGACGATTCGCCCCGCCCCGCCGCCCCTCCGCCCGCATCCGCATCCGCTCCCGCTTCCGCTTCCGGTTCCGGTTCCGACGAGCCGGAACGGACCCGGGAGTTCGCCGCGCCGCCCCGCGTGGACAGCGACCGCACGATGGCGCTGACGCGGCCGCCCGCGCCCGAGGCTGCCGCACCCGCGACCGCGACCGGTAGCGGCGGTGCGGCGGAGCCGCCGCCCCCGCTCGATCTCCTCGCGCAGTTGACGAACACGCCGCCGAAACCCGAGACGCTCGGCCGCACGCTCACCCGCAGGATCAAGATCTGGGGCACCCTGGCCGTTCTGCTCGCGATCGTCCTGGTCACGGTGCAGGCTCTGCGCCCGCTTCCCACCCCGACGCTCAAGCTCACCGGAAAGTCGGGCTACACCGCCGACGGTGGGGCGCTGTCGCTGCCGTGGCCGTCCGAGGGCCAGGCAGTGGTGGACATCAACGGCCTCGGCCACATGGGTTCGTACGGGGAGATGAATCCGCTGCCCATCGGCAGTGTGGCCAAGGTGATGACCACGTACCTCATTCTGCGTGACCACCCGCTCAAGTCCGGCGACAAGGGGCCCTCGATCCCGGTCGACCAGAAGGCACAGGACGACTACACCAACGGCGTCAAGGAGAAGGAGTCGGTCGTCGAGGTGAAGGCGGGCCAGCAGATCTCCGAACTGGAGGCCCTGCAGGCCGTCATGCTGCCGTCGGCGAACAACGTGGCTCGGCTGCTGGCCCGTTGGGACGCGTCCACGGAGGAGGCATTCATCAAGAAGATGAACGACACCGCCAAGGAACTCGGCATGACCAAGACCACGTACACCGACGCGAGCGGGCTCATCGAGTCCACCGTCAGCACCGCCGAGGACCAGGTGAAACTGGCAAAGCGGGCGATGGCCGATCCGATGTTCCGGCAGATCGCCAAGCTGCCGTCGTACACCTCGACCACCACATCCGGCGGTGGCACCGTGGAGACGGCCAGGACGCAGCGCAACTTCAACAAGCTCGTCCCGCTGTACGGCGTCGTGGGCATCAAGACGGGGTCCACGACCAAGGCGGGCGGCAATCTGCTCTTCGCAGCGGAGAAGACGGTCGGCGACAGCAAGCAGCTGATCATCGGAGCCGTGTTCGGCCAGCACAAGCCGAACATCATCGAGACCGCGACCGCGGCGAGCAAGAGCCTCGTCCTCGCCGCCGGCAAGGCGCTCAGGATCGAGACGGTGGTGAAGAAGGGCGAGGTGGTCGGCCGGGTGGAGGACGGCCTCGGCGGCAGCGTGCCGGTCGTGGCGGCCAAGGACCTGACGGTTCCGGTCTGGTCGGGCGCCACCGTCGACATCAAACTGACCGACGGCGGCAAGGAGTTGCCACACTCCGCGAAGGCCGGCACCGAGGTCGGCACACTGACCGTGGGCAGCGGCGCCGGCGAGGCGAAGGTTCCGGTCACGCTGCAGAGCGACCTGACAGAACCGTCGTTCGGCGCGAAGCTCACCCGGATCGGCTGA
- a CDS encoding immunity 49 family protein, translating into MRIERHQVSDAALAAAETGFAERIGADVHRMQHDEHPAAGWRIVADAFLDYLGARSVRLPELAGKDAEVALGSAAAAAVGVLELSVFPGRRFGVLIDYVGAGVSYGGESDDDGDQVRVRPVRTHEWLTAFFLAYIARICDREAEVFIEAAPPWRGNEGRADVALVHALMAYVFGHEEGPDTAAQPGPVQDIEKCALIDMVVATLGDGDDWPGLRAALSILRALAAADEAGFTRDLAAQLEQHRSRTAGANAGPGSLLPLDAIALMAMAHDRHGWRPRIDSGYLPRALVTGFAPAAPRVRACGRDKRAGAVAALATGPLVVERPPHPLAARSTSPAPYDDCAAEEMARFHDWAEEPKLLARDLTSLMGDQRRRFLVRAVHDPDARDPRQYEALLLGAEAGAGALRVARAEPGTDVEVSIGGTTRPLPAWRSSYRPNPHQWQQAVALALTVGARRTLADCVLVEPGFFAEDDYPSPGGAYCAALHDYLRGVEPEPAVDHALSTAARMRSAGFLGPPVVLLSQLVQGDQQGFALALADALEEHREHYTVGDRGNDIEAAVNLDILGLACHARRIGWPVPIRSPYLPEGLLRRGMSTVPDDPAQVPNPEYACRPPSP; encoded by the coding sequence ATGAGGATCGAGCGCCATCAAGTCAGTGATGCCGCGCTGGCCGCGGCGGAGACCGGCTTCGCCGAGCGGATCGGCGCGGACGTGCACCGGATGCAGCACGACGAGCATCCGGCCGCGGGGTGGCGGATAGTGGCCGACGCCTTTCTGGACTACCTCGGCGCGCGATCCGTGCGCTTGCCCGAACTGGCCGGTAAGGACGCCGAGGTGGCGCTCGGCTCGGCGGCGGCAGCCGCGGTGGGGGTGCTGGAGCTGAGCGTGTTCCCCGGTCGGCGATTCGGTGTGCTGATCGACTATGTGGGGGCCGGAGTCTCCTACGGCGGTGAGTCCGATGACGACGGGGACCAGGTGCGGGTCAGACCGGTCCGCACCCACGAGTGGCTGACCGCCTTCTTCCTGGCGTACATCGCCAGGATCTGCGACCGCGAGGCCGAGGTGTTCATCGAAGCGGCACCGCCGTGGCGCGGGAACGAGGGGCGGGCCGATGTCGCGCTGGTCCATGCGTTGATGGCGTACGTCTTCGGCCATGAAGAAGGCCCGGACACGGCCGCACAACCAGGCCCTGTCCAGGACATCGAGAAGTGCGCGCTGATCGACATGGTCGTCGCCACGCTCGGCGACGGCGACGACTGGCCCGGCCTCCGCGCCGCCCTCAGTATCCTGAGGGCCCTGGCCGCGGCAGACGAAGCGGGCTTCACGCGCGACCTCGCGGCGCAGCTGGAGCAGCACCGGAGCCGCACCGCCGGCGCCAACGCCGGGCCCGGCAGCCTGCTCCCGCTCGACGCCATCGCGCTCATGGCGATGGCCCACGACCGGCACGGGTGGCGGCCCCGCATCGACTCCGGCTATCTGCCACGCGCGCTGGTGACGGGGTTCGCACCGGCCGCGCCGAGGGTCCGGGCTTGCGGCCGGGACAAGCGGGCCGGCGCCGTGGCCGCGCTCGCCACCGGACCCCTCGTGGTCGAGCGGCCGCCGCACCCTCTCGCGGCGCGGTCCACGAGCCCGGCGCCGTACGACGACTGCGCGGCGGAGGAGATGGCGCGCTTCCACGACTGGGCGGAGGAACCGAAACTGCTCGCGAGGGACCTCACCTCTCTCATGGGGGACCAGCGCCGGCGATTTCTCGTCCGGGCCGTGCACGACCCGGACGCGAGGGACCCGCGCCAGTACGAGGCACTGCTGCTGGGCGCCGAGGCCGGGGCGGGCGCGCTCCGAGTGGCGCGTGCCGAGCCCGGCACCGACGTGGAGGTCTCCATCGGCGGTACCACGCGGCCGTTGCCTGCGTGGCGCAGCTCCTACCGGCCCAATCCGCACCAGTGGCAGCAGGCCGTGGCCCTCGCGCTGACCGTCGGCGCGCGCCGGACCCTTGCCGACTGCGTACTGGTCGAACCAGGGTTCTTCGCGGAGGACGACTATCCCTCGCCCGGGGGTGCCTACTGCGCGGCGCTCCACGACTACCTGCGCGGCGTAGAACCGGAGCCCGCCGTGGACCACGCGCTGAGCACGGCCGCCCGGATGCGGAGCGCGGGCTTCCTCGGCCCACCGGTTGTGCTGCTGTCCCAACTGGTCCAGGGGGACCAGCAGGGCTTCGCGCTTGCGCTGGCCGACGCACTGGAGGAGCACCGCGAGCACTACACGGTCGGCGACCGGGGCAACGACATCGAGGCAGCCGTCAACCTCGACATCCTGGGCCTGGCCTGCCACGCCCGGCGGATCGGCTGGCCCGTCCCCATACGGTCGCCGTACCTGCCGGAGGGGCTGCTTCGCCGGGGCATGTCCACCGTCCCCGACGACCCTGCCCAGGTCCCTAATCCGGAGTACGCCTGCCGGCCCCCGAGCCCCTGA
- a CDS encoding toxin has translation MSMRELRRECEAGLADLPIPAPFSIPGLVANMEEARGRTIVLHELPDRLARVNAACGLRLKSGGTSFVLYRRRPTAYQTQHVILHELCHEWFDHGTTLSADQLRQLLPVFNTSLINRVLAPRAPAPGERRPGHAEVAADQADDAEQTDQRDQADGLPPAVAEAFRAGGPIQARAQYDTHDERIAEFGASLIPRMARDVTSDDMVGRLANSLSRPVAHRRRGFFRRS, from the coding sequence ATGTCCATGCGCGAGCTGCGGAGAGAGTGCGAAGCCGGACTGGCGGATCTTCCCATCCCGGCCCCGTTCAGCATCCCGGGTCTTGTGGCGAACATGGAAGAGGCCCGCGGCCGCACCATCGTGCTGCACGAACTGCCCGACCGGCTGGCCCGGGTGAACGCGGCCTGCGGGCTCCGGCTCAAGTCCGGCGGCACCAGCTTCGTCCTCTACCGGCGGCGCCCGACGGCCTACCAGACCCAGCACGTCATCCTGCACGAGCTGTGCCACGAATGGTTCGACCACGGTACGACCCTGAGCGCGGACCAGCTCCGCCAGCTGCTCCCCGTCTTCAACACCTCGCTGATCAACCGGGTGCTGGCCCCCCGCGCCCCCGCGCCGGGCGAACGCCGGCCCGGACACGCCGAGGTCGCCGCGGACCAGGCGGACGATGCAGAGCAGACGGACCAGAGGGACCAGGCTGATGGACTGCCGCCCGCCGTCGCCGAGGCGTTCCGCGCGGGTGGCCCGATCCAGGCGCGCGCCCAGTACGACACGCACGACGAGCGGATCGCGGAGTTCGGTGCCTCGCTCATTCCCCGTATGGCCCGGGACGTGACGAGCGACGACATGGTCGGGCGGCTCGCCAACTCCCTCTCCCGGCCGGTCGCCCACCGCCGCCGCGGCTTCTTCCGCCGCTCGTGA
- a CDS encoding DUF2165 domain-containing protein: MTSRFRFGARGTAGVPPTSGKPLPALPVAAALLTATVALYIALVAFGNITDFDTNRQFVRHVFAMDTTFKDPDLMWRAITSSTIQDIAYVVIIIWETLAALVLIAATAAWTSGLRRRSGFGRARRLSSVGLLMMLLLFGAGFIAVGGEWFAMWQSKSWNGLEAAARNFMMAGIVLVVVHLRGNEPSDE, encoded by the coding sequence ATGACCTCACGATTCAGGTTCGGGGCACGCGGGACGGCCGGGGTGCCGCCCACGAGCGGGAAGCCGCTGCCGGCGCTTCCGGTTGCCGCGGCGCTGCTCACCGCGACCGTCGCGCTGTACATAGCGCTCGTCGCCTTCGGCAACATCACGGACTTCGACACCAACCGCCAGTTCGTCCGGCACGTCTTCGCGATGGACACCACGTTCAAGGATCCGGACCTGATGTGGCGGGCCATCACATCGAGCACGATTCAGGATATCGCGTACGTAGTGATCATCATCTGGGAGACGCTGGCCGCCCTGGTGCTCATAGCGGCGACCGCGGCGTGGACCAGCGGACTGCGGCGGCGGTCCGGTTTCGGGCGGGCCCGGCGGCTGAGCAGCGTCGGACTACTGATGATGCTGCTGTTGTTCGGTGCCGGGTTCATCGCCGTCGGCGGCGAGTGGTTCGCCATGTGGCAGTCCAAGTCCTGGAACGGCCTGGAAGCCGCCGCCCGCAACTTCATGATGGCCGGCATCGTCCTCGTCGTCGTCCACCTGCGCGGCAACGAGCCGTCGGACGAGTGA